The following coding sequences are from one Epilithonimonas vandammei window:
- the radA gene encoding DNA repair protein RadA yields the protein MAKLKTQYFCQNCGAQYSQWHGQCKTCGEWNTLVEEIVEKSTKSVVAKSKSSIINIIEVETNEEPRIKTPSEELDRVLGGGIVLGSVTLIGGEPGIGKSTLLLQLALKMKKKILYVSGEESASQIKMRADRLAEVKNPNCFLFTETNVEKILHEAKKLTPDFMIIDSIQTLQSQLIESSPGTVSQIRECSNEIIKFAKENNIPVFLVGHITKDGQIAGPKVLEHMVDVVLNFDGDRNHLFRLLRANKNRFGSTSEIGIYEMISQGLKEIKNPSEVLITKKSEELSGNSVAVTLEGNRPMLLEIQALVSTAVYGTPQRSSTGFDSKRLNMLLAVLEKRAGFQLGAKDVFLNITGGIKTDDPALDLAVVASILSSNEDIAISEHFCFAGEIGLSGEIRPVAQAEQRITEAEKLGYEKIFISNLNKLPKRKFGIKIEEISKIEDFVELLF from the coding sequence ATGGCAAAACTCAAAACTCAATATTTCTGTCAGAACTGTGGCGCACAATATTCCCAATGGCACGGGCAATGCAAAACTTGTGGAGAATGGAATACGCTTGTGGAAGAAATTGTAGAAAAATCAACAAAATCTGTCGTTGCTAAATCTAAATCTTCCATTATTAATATCATCGAAGTTGAAACTAATGAAGAACCGAGAATCAAAACACCTTCCGAAGAACTGGACAGAGTTTTAGGTGGCGGAATTGTTTTGGGTTCTGTAACATTGATAGGTGGCGAACCCGGAATTGGAAAATCGACCCTGCTTCTTCAATTAGCTTTAAAAATGAAGAAGAAAATTCTTTATGTTTCCGGAGAAGAAAGTGCGTCGCAAATAAAAATGAGAGCCGACCGTTTAGCCGAAGTCAAAAATCCAAACTGTTTCCTGTTTACTGAAACTAATGTTGAGAAAATCCTGCACGAAGCCAAGAAATTGACGCCTGATTTTATGATTATCGATTCTATCCAGACGCTTCAATCTCAATTGATAGAAAGTTCACCCGGAACAGTTTCTCAAATACGGGAATGCTCTAACGAAATCATCAAATTTGCCAAAGAAAATAACATTCCTGTTTTTTTGGTTGGTCATATTACGAAAGATGGACAAATTGCGGGTCCAAAAGTTTTGGAACACATGGTGGATGTGGTTCTGAATTTCGATGGCGATAGAAATCATCTGTTTCGATTGCTTAGAGCGAATAAAAATCGTTTTGGTTCTACATCAGAAATTGGGATTTACGAAATGATTTCACAAGGTTTGAAAGAAATTAAAAATCCATCTGAAGTACTTATCACCAAAAAATCTGAAGAACTTTCCGGCAATTCTGTTGCAGTAACTCTGGAAGGCAATCGACCGATGCTGTTGGAGATCCAAGCTTTGGTTTCAACCGCAGTTTATGGAACGCCACAGAGAAGCTCGACTGGTTTTGATTCCAAAAGATTAAATATGCTTTTGGCAGTTTTAGAAAAAAGAGCAGGTTTCCAACTCGGCGCAAAAGATGTTTTCCTCAATATTACAGGCGGAATTAAAACAGATGATCCAGCTTTGGATTTGGCTGTGGTTGCTTCTATTTTATCAAGTAATGAAGACATTGCAATCTCTGAGCACTTCTGTTTTGCGGGAGAAATTGGACTAAGTGGAGAAATCCGTCCTGTTGCACAAGCGGAACAAAGAATCACTGAAGCTGAAAAATTGGGTTACGAAAAGATTTTTATTTCCAATCTTAATAAACTTCCAAAAAGAAAATTCGGAATTAAGATTGAAGAAATCAGTAAAA
- a CDS encoding FKBP-type peptidyl-prolyl cis-trans isomerase — MALDKNHVVTLKYVLHTNDEAGEKVFVEETSAENPMTFLYGVGMMIPKFEQEIQNLNIGETTSFTIEPSEGYGERDPQAVTQLPVDMFQGQELPPVGAVLPLSDNQGNNFQALVIEVTPEAVVVDLNHPMAGRPLHFDVEILNTRPATEEELAHGHAHGADGHSGH; from the coding sequence ATGGCATTAGACAAAAATCACGTAGTAACTTTGAAATACGTTCTACATACTAATGATGAAGCAGGAGAAAAAGTTTTCGTAGAGGAGACTTCTGCAGAAAACCCAATGACGTTTCTTTACGGTGTAGGAATGATGATTCCGAAATTTGAACAAGAAATTCAGAACTTGAATATTGGCGAAACAACATCTTTCACTATCGAACCAAGCGAAGGGTACGGAGAAAGAGATCCTCAAGCTGTTACTCAGTTGCCTGTGGATATGTTCCAAGGACAAGAATTGCCTCCAGTTGGGGCGGTTCTACCATTGTCCGACAATCAAGGGAATAATTTCCAAGCTTTGGTTATAGAAGTTACTCCAGAAGCTGTGGTTGTAGACCTTAATCATCCAATGGCAGGAAGACCTTTACATTTCGATGTTGAGATTTTGAACACTCGTCCTGCAACGGAAGAAGAATTGGCGCACGGTCACGCACACGGTGCTGATGGACATTCTGGTCACTAG
- a CDS encoding aminoacyl-histidine dipeptidase: protein MEYSQLEPKVIWKNFEALNSVPRPSKKEEKVIKFIKEFGENLGLPTTVDEVGNVIITKPATPGMENRTPIVMQSHLDMVCQKNNDVDFDFETQGIQMYVDGDWVRAKGTTLGADNGLGVATIMSILESNDIAHPALEALFTIDEETGMTGALALKPGQLKGEILLNLDTEEDDEIDIGCAGGVDVTASAKFELEEAKGEIFKIEIKGLQGGHSGMDIHKGFGNSNKLLGRFLFLGLDHKIQLSLIDGGSLRNAIPREAKAIVSVDNSEDFLSKFEQLKSDILEEFASLEKDLVINIEKTDSSEQTVSIENSKKIIFAINAAHNGVFRMSPDVEGLVEASNNVARIELKNGEIKILNLTRSSVESTKWEVANQLKSAFESNSLKTEFGGSYPGWKPKPEAEIIKVMTELYESNFGEKPLVVACHAGLECGIIGANYPKMEMVSFGPTIKGAHSPDERASVSSVQKFWKYTQEILKNIPKK, encoded by the coding sequence ATGGAATATTCTCAACTGGAACCAAAAGTGATTTGGAAAAACTTCGAAGCACTGAATTCGGTTCCAAGACCCTCAAAAAAAGAAGAAAAAGTTATAAAATTCATCAAAGAATTCGGTGAAAATCTTGGATTGCCAACAACCGTTGACGAAGTTGGAAATGTCATCATCACAAAACCTGCAACTCCGGGAATGGAAAACAGAACACCAATCGTGATGCAATCGCACCTTGATATGGTTTGTCAAAAAAATAATGATGTAGATTTTGATTTCGAAACTCAAGGAATCCAAATGTATGTAGATGGCGATTGGGTTCGAGCCAAAGGAACAACTTTGGGCGCTGACAACGGTTTGGGCGTTGCAACTATTATGTCCATTTTAGAAAGTAATGACATTGCACATCCTGCTTTGGAAGCCCTTTTCACAATTGATGAAGAAACCGGAATGACAGGTGCTTTAGCTTTGAAACCCGGACAATTGAAAGGAGAAATTCTTTTAAATCTTGATACAGAAGAAGATGATGAAATTGATATCGGCTGTGCTGGTGGTGTGGATGTGACGGCTTCTGCAAAATTTGAGTTGGAAGAAGCAAAAGGAGAAATTTTCAAAATCGAGATCAAAGGTTTACAAGGTGGACATTCCGGGATGGACATCCACAAAGGTTTTGGGAACTCGAACAAATTATTGGGAAGATTTTTATTCTTAGGATTAGACCATAAAATTCAGTTAAGTTTAATTGACGGTGGAAGTTTGAGAAATGCTATTCCGAGAGAAGCTAAAGCGATTGTTTCTGTTGATAATTCGGAAGATTTTTTATCAAAATTTGAACAATTGAAATCTGATATTTTGGAAGAATTTGCTTCATTAGAAAAAGATTTGGTTATTAATATTGAGAAAACAGATTCATCAGAACAAACGGTTTCTATTGAAAATTCAAAGAAAATAATTTTTGCAATCAATGCAGCTCATAATGGCGTTTTCCGAATGAGTCCTGATGTAGAAGGTTTGGTAGAAGCCTCGAACAATGTTGCAAGAATTGAACTGAAAAACGGCGAAATTAAAATCCTAAATTTAACAAGATCATCCGTAGAATCTACAAAATGGGAAGTTGCCAATCAATTGAAATCGGCTTTCGAAAGTAATTCTCTGAAAACAGAATTCGGAGGTTCTTATCCTGGCTGGAAACCAAAACCGGAAGCAGAAATCATCAAAGTAATGACAGAGCTTTACGAGTCTAATTTTGGCGAAAAACCATTAGTTGTAGCTTGTCACGCAGGATTAGAATGTGGAATCATCGGAGCCAATTACCCAAAAATGGAAATGGTGAGTTTTGGTCCAACCATCAAAGGCGCACATTCTCCCGACGAAAGAGCAAGTGTATCCTCTGTTCAGAAATTCTGGAAATATACTCAGGAGATTCTGAAAAATATTCCTAAAAAATAA
- a CDS encoding FUSC family protein — protein sequence MSVSEWIYLIKCVIGAAICYLFYIFLPQYPVYWALISVVIVFSPDNSNKLAYDRIKSNLLGASIGMILFLIPIPNILLICIGVALTILVGIALKLDNTLRSALAAMVIVLIEENQAHDWLIPIERVICVCIGCFVALIITFVFSKFKSYGQTFFKH from the coding sequence GTGTCCGTCTCAGAATGGATTTACTTAATAAAATGTGTGATTGGTGCAGCTATTTGTTATCTGTTTTATATTTTTCTTCCGCAATATCCTGTTTATTGGGCTTTGATTTCCGTTGTGATTGTTTTCTCTCCTGATAATAGTAACAAGCTGGCTTATGACCGAATCAAATCCAATCTTCTCGGCGCTTCTATCGGAATGATTTTATTTCTAATTCCGATTCCTAATATTTTATTGATTTGTATTGGTGTCGCCTTGACGATTCTTGTTGGAATTGCTCTGAAGCTTGATAATACGCTTCGTTCTGCTCTTGCAGCTATGGTAATTGTTTTGATTGAAGAAAATCAAGCGCACGATTGGCTGATTCCCATTGAGCGTGTGATTTGTGTTTGTATAGGTTGTTTTGTGGCGCTAATTATCACTTTTGTTTTTTCTAAGTTCAAAAGTTACGGTCAAACTTTTTTTAAACATTGA
- the ahcY gene encoding adenosylhomocysteinase: MSTTTQYVPYKVKDISLAEWGRKEITLAEAEMPGLMAIREEYGPSQPLKGARIAGCLHMTIQTAVLIETLVALGAEVTWSSCNIFSTQDHAAAAIAAAGIPVYAWKGLNEEEFDWCIEQTIFFGEDRKPLNMILDDGGDLTNMVFDKYPELTAGIKGLSEETTTGVHRLYERMKNGTLVMPAINVNDSVTKSKFDNKYGCKESAVDAVRRATDVMLAGKRVVVCGYGDVGKGTAASFRGAGSIVTVTEIDPICALQAAMDGYEVKRLDTVVDNADIVITTTGNFNIVRAEHFLKLKDKAIVCNIGHFDNEIDMAWLNKNYGHTKSEVKPQVDIYTIEGKEVIILAEGRLVNLGCATGHPSFVMSNSFSNQTLAQIELWNNSEAYGNEVYMLPKHLDEKVAALHLKKLSVELETLSPEQADYIGVSVEGPFKPEYYRY, from the coding sequence ATGAGTACAACAACACAATACGTTCCTTATAAAGTTAAGGACATTTCCCTAGCAGAATGGGGAAGAAAAGAAATTACTTTGGCTGAAGCAGAAATGCCTGGTTTGATGGCTATCCGTGAAGAATACGGACCATCTCAACCTTTGAAAGGCGCAAGAATCGCTGGATGTCTGCATATGACCATCCAAACTGCAGTTCTTATCGAGACTTTGGTTGCCTTAGGAGCTGAAGTAACTTGGTCTTCTTGTAATATTTTCTCAACTCAGGACCACGCTGCTGCTGCCATTGCTGCTGCAGGAATTCCTGTTTATGCTTGGAAAGGCCTTAACGAAGAAGAATTCGATTGGTGTATTGAACAGACTATTTTCTTTGGCGAAGACAGAAAGCCATTGAATATGATTCTTGATGACGGTGGAGATTTAACCAATATGGTTTTTGACAAATATCCTGAACTGACTGCCGGAATCAAAGGTCTATCCGAAGAAACCACAACTGGTGTTCACAGACTATACGAAAGAATGAAAAACGGAACTTTGGTAATGCCAGCAATCAACGTAAATGATTCAGTAACTAAGTCTAAATTCGATAACAAATACGGATGTAAAGAATCTGCGGTAGATGCTGTAAGAAGAGCGACTGACGTAATGCTGGCAGGAAAAAGAGTGGTAGTTTGCGGCTACGGAGACGTAGGAAAAGGTACTGCTGCATCGTTCAGAGGAGCTGGTTCTATCGTAACTGTTACCGAAATCGACCCAATCTGTGCACTTCAAGCGGCGATGGACGGTTACGAAGTGAAAAGATTAGATACTGTTGTTGATAACGCAGATATCGTAATCACAACTACTGGTAACTTCAACATCGTAAGAGCTGAGCATTTCTTGAAACTAAAAGATAAAGCGATTGTTTGTAACATTGGTCACTTCGATAATGAAATCGATATGGCTTGGTTGAACAAAAACTACGGTCACACAAAATCTGAAGTTAAACCTCAGGTGGACATCTACACCATTGAAGGTAAAGAAGTTATCATCCTTGCTGAAGGTAGATTGGTAAACCTTGGTTGCGCAACGGGTCACCCATCTTTCGTGATGTCTAACTCTTTCTCCAACCAGACTTTGGCTCAAATTGAACTTTGGAACAATTCAGAAGCTTACGGAAACGAAGTTTATATGTTGCCAAAACATCTTGACGAAAAAGTAGCAGCTCTTCACCTTAAGAAATTAAGCGTAGAATTGGAAACGCTTTCTCCGGAACAAGCTGATTATATCGGTGTTTCTGTTGAAGGACCTTTCAAACCTGAGTATTACAGATACTAG
- a CDS encoding TolC family protein, with product MTKLFHNHKNIVATAFISLALIGCKAPMATKIQDRVKETIPQNFENQTASENNSGITPWKEFFTDPNLVNLIDEALKNNQELMITLQQIEIAKSDVMYKNGKLSPTVAARLGAGIEKVGRYTSTGAGDASTEITDGKEVPENLGNFEGGLVANWEVDIWHKLRTEKQAAVAHYLSTVEGKNFVLSSLIAEVADNYYELLSLDNQLDIIHQYMDLQKKALEVAKIQKQAMAATELAVKKFEAELAKSNAAEYDLKQQITEKENQINALLGRYPQPIVRTKESFMSIVPQTVYTGIPSQLLANRPDIKQAELELQSAKLDVESARKEFYPSLEINAALGLEAFKPNYLVKMPESIAYSLVGELAGPLINKSAIQAQFKSADTRQIQALYEYDKTILSAYLDITNQMSAIKNLDKYYEMKSQEVKALDQGIDIANQLFRNMRADYLEVLMNQRDALDAKMELIEAKERQLSTVVNIYKSLGGGWK from the coding sequence ATGACTAAATTATTTCATAATCATAAAAACATTGTCGCAACAGCATTCATTTCATTAGCATTGATTGGATGTAAAGCACCAATGGCGACTAAAATTCAGGATAGAGTCAAAGAAACCATTCCTCAAAATTTTGAGAATCAGACTGCTTCGGAAAATAATTCCGGAATCACACCTTGGAAAGAGTTTTTCACAGACCCGAATCTTGTGAATCTGATTGATGAAGCTTTAAAAAATAATCAGGAATTAATGATTACGCTTCAACAAATCGAAATCGCAAAAAGCGATGTGATGTACAAAAACGGAAAACTAAGTCCGACTGTTGCTGCAAGATTAGGAGCCGGAATAGAAAAAGTGGGTCGTTACACGAGCACAGGAGCCGGCGATGCTTCTACAGAAATAACCGATGGAAAAGAAGTTCCTGAGAATTTAGGAAATTTCGAAGGCGGTTTAGTTGCGAACTGGGAAGTTGATATCTGGCATAAACTGAGAACTGAAAAACAAGCTGCTGTTGCTCATTATCTGTCAACAGTTGAAGGAAAGAATTTTGTTCTGTCAAGTTTGATTGCTGAAGTTGCTGATAATTATTATGAATTACTATCTCTTGATAATCAATTGGATATTATTCATCAATATATGGATTTGCAGAAAAAAGCGCTTGAAGTAGCTAAAATCCAAAAGCAGGCAATGGCTGCAACGGAATTGGCTGTGAAAAAATTCGAGGCTGAATTGGCAAAATCCAATGCGGCCGAATATGATTTGAAACAGCAAATCACAGAAAAGGAAAACCAAATCAATGCTTTGCTTGGTCGTTACCCACAACCGATTGTAAGAACCAAAGAAAGCTTTATGTCAATTGTTCCTCAAACAGTTTATACAGGAATTCCGTCCCAGTTATTGGCAAATCGTCCTGACATCAAACAAGCTGAATTGGAATTACAATCTGCAAAATTGGATGTGGAATCGGCTAGAAAAGAATTCTATCCAAGTCTGGAAATCAATGCAGCGCTTGGTTTAGAAGCTTTCAAGCCGAATTATCTTGTGAAAATGCCAGAATCAATTGCATACAGCCTGGTTGGAGAATTGGCTGGTCCGTTGATTAATAAAAGTGCGATTCAAGCGCAGTTCAAATCCGCAGATACAAGACAAATCCAAGCTTTGTATGAATATGACAAAACCATTTTGAGCGCTTATCTCGATATTACCAATCAAATGTCGGCGATTAAAAACCTCGATAAATATTATGAAATGAAGTCTCAGGAAGTAAAAGCGCTTGACCAAGGAATCGATATTGCCAATCAATTATTCAGAAATATGCGAGCAGATTATCTGGAAGTTCTGATGAATCAGCGTGATGCCTTGGACGCAAAAATGGAACTCATCGAAGCTAAAGAGAGACAACTAAGCACAGTGGTTAATATTTACAAAAGCTTAGGTGGCGGCTGGAAATAA
- a CDS encoding efflux RND transporter permease subunit, whose protein sequence is MFKKFIRRPVLSIVISLIIVFMGVLSLVKLPITQFPAISPPKVNITAEYPGANNELLIKSVVIPLERGLNGVPGMKYMTSDAGNDGECSIQIVFDLGTDPNVAAVNVQNRVSSVVNKLPPLVVREGVKITREEPNMLMYINLYSDDPKADQKFLFNYADINVMSELRRVSGVGFADILGTREYAMRIWLKPDRMTAYGISADEVMESLNAQSLEASPGKTGESSGKRSQSFEYILKYPGRFNNEKDYGNIILKAKTDGEFVRLKDVADIEFGSSMYDIYSTLNGKPSAAITLKQSYGSNASDVIKNVKILMSDLQKTFPKGMHYEISYDVSRFLDASIEKVVHTLFEAFILVAIVVFLFLGDWRSTLIPTIAVPVSLIGTFAIMSAFGITLNLISLFALVMAIGIVVDDAIVVIEAVHAKMEEKHLSPLKATEEAMHEISGAIIAITLVMASVFIPVAFMSGPVGVFYRQFSITMVSSIILSGVVALTLTPALCAIILKNNHGKEKKKTPVTRFLDGFNNLFTIGAGKYHNLLTKVVTRKMVTLPLLVLFCIGTFFLSNKLPSGFIPSEDQGMIYAIIQTPPGSTLERTNQIALQLQKSSEDIDGVSSVSSLAGYEILTEGTGSNSGTCLINLKNWDERKESATEIIEQLEQKAKEIPGANIEFFQPPSIPGYGAAGGFELRLLDKAGSGDYHKMEQVSNDFVKELKKRPELGSAFTFYSASFPQYMLKVDNDLAEQKGVTIEKAMDNLSTLIGSNYETSFIRFDRPYKVIVQAGPQYRALPSDLLKLYVKNDKDQMVPYSDFMHLEKVYGLSEITRHNMYNSAEVSGTPAPGYSSGDAIKAIQEVADKTLPRGFGIDWAGISKDEVSRGNEAIYIFLVCLGFVYLILSAQYESFILPLPIILSLPTGIFGAFLCLSLFGLENNIYAQVAMVMLIGLLGKNAVLIVEFAVQKKAEEGLSTKEAALQGASLRFRPILMTSFAFIAGLIPLALATGPGAVGNRTIGTAAAGGMLIGTIFGLMIIPGLYYIFANIAAKSKLTYYEEENPLTEQTEPYQHDRKFEDK, encoded by the coding sequence ATGTTTAAGAAATTCATTCGCAGACCAGTTCTGTCTATCGTAATCTCTTTGATTATCGTATTTATGGGAGTCTTGTCTTTGGTAAAACTTCCTATCACACAATTCCCGGCTATTTCTCCGCCAAAAGTGAACATCACGGCGGAATATCCTGGAGCTAATAACGAATTGCTGATTAAATCTGTTGTAATTCCTTTGGAACGTGGACTAAACGGTGTTCCGGGAATGAAATATATGACTTCCGATGCCGGAAACGACGGCGAATGTTCCATCCAAATCGTTTTTGATTTGGGAACTGACCCAAATGTTGCTGCAGTTAACGTTCAAAACCGTGTATCATCTGTTGTTAATAAATTACCTCCGTTAGTAGTTCGTGAAGGTGTAAAAATCACGCGTGAAGAGCCGAATATGTTAATGTATATCAACCTTTACAGTGATGACCCGAAAGCCGACCAAAAATTCCTTTTCAACTATGCGGACATCAACGTAATGTCAGAATTACGAAGAGTTAGCGGCGTTGGTTTTGCTGATATCTTAGGTACTCGTGAATATGCAATGCGTATTTGGTTGAAACCTGATAGAATGACAGCTTACGGAATTTCTGCTGACGAAGTTATGGAATCTTTGAATGCTCAAAGTTTGGAAGCTTCACCAGGAAAAACAGGTGAAAGTTCCGGTAAACGTTCTCAGTCATTTGAATATATTTTGAAATATCCCGGTCGTTTCAATAATGAAAAAGATTATGGAAATATCATTCTGAAAGCTAAAACTGATGGCGAATTTGTAAGACTGAAAGATGTTGCTGATATAGAATTCGGTTCATCAATGTATGACATCTACTCTACTTTGAATGGTAAACCGTCTGCAGCGATTACATTGAAACAATCTTATGGTTCTAATGCAAGTGACGTCATCAAGAATGTAAAAATATTAATGTCTGATTTGCAAAAAACCTTCCCAAAAGGAATGCATTACGAAATCAGTTATGACGTTTCCAGATTCTTGGACGCATCTATTGAAAAAGTAGTTCATACTTTATTCGAAGCGTTTATATTAGTAGCAATCGTTGTCTTTCTATTTTTAGGAGACTGGCGTTCTACATTGATTCCGACAATTGCAGTTCCGGTTTCATTAATAGGAACATTTGCAATAATGTCCGCTTTTGGGATTACATTAAACTTGATTTCACTCTTTGCTTTGGTAATGGCAATCGGGATTGTCGTCGATGATGCGATTGTGGTGATAGAAGCCGTCCACGCCAAGATGGAAGAAAAACATCTGTCGCCACTCAAGGCAACGGAAGAAGCAATGCACGAAATCAGCGGCGCAATTATCGCAATCACTTTGGTAATGGCTTCGGTTTTTATTCCCGTGGCGTTTATGTCCGGTCCGGTCGGGGTTTTCTACCGTCAGTTTTCAATTACAATGGTTTCATCAATCATACTATCAGGAGTTGTGGCTTTGACATTGACACCGGCTTTGTGTGCAATCATTCTGAAAAACAATCACGGAAAAGAGAAAAAGAAAACACCCGTTACAAGATTTTTGGATGGTTTCAATAACTTGTTTACAATTGGAGCCGGAAAATACCATAACTTATTGACTAAAGTTGTTACAAGAAAAATGGTAACACTTCCGCTATTGGTTCTTTTCTGTATCGGAACTTTTTTCTTGAGTAACAAACTGCCTTCTGGATTTATTCCCAGTGAAGACCAAGGAATGATTTATGCGATTATTCAAACGCCTCCGGGTTCAACTTTGGAAAGAACCAATCAGATTGCTTTGCAACTTCAAAAATCTTCTGAAGATATTGATGGCGTTTCGTCTGTTTCATCTTTAGCTGGTTATGAGATTTTGACGGAAGGTACTGGTTCTAACTCCGGAACTTGTTTGATTAACCTTAAAAATTGGGACGAAAGAAAAGAATCAGCTACGGAAATCATAGAGCAATTGGAACAAAAAGCGAAGGAAATTCCCGGAGCCAATATCGAATTCTTCCAACCACCGTCAATTCCTGGTTATGGAGCAGCTGGTGGTTTTGAATTAAGACTCTTGGATAAAGCCGGAAGTGGTGATTATCACAAAATGGAACAAGTCAGCAATGATTTTGTAAAAGAATTGAAAAAACGTCCGGAACTAGGTTCTGCTTTCACATTCTATTCTGCGAGTTTCCCTCAATATATGTTGAAAGTCGATAATGATTTAGCAGAACAAAAAGGGGTGACAATCGAAAAGGCAATGGACAATCTTTCAACTTTGATTGGTTCCAATTACGAAACAAGTTTCATCCGATTCGACAGACCTTATAAAGTGATTGTTCAGGCAGGTCCGCAATATCGTGCTTTGCCAAGCGATTTGTTGAAATTGTATGTCAAAAATGATAAAGACCAAATGGTTCCTTATTCAGATTTTATGCATCTTGAAAAAGTTTATGGATTATCAGAAATCACGAGACATAATATGTATAACTCTGCCGAGGTGAGTGGAACGCCGGCTCCGGGATATAGTTCAGGAGATGCCATTAAAGCCATTCAGGAAGTTGCTGATAAAACTTTGCCAAGAGGTTTCGGAATCGATTGGGCTGGTATTTCTAAAGACGAAGTTTCCAGAGGTAACGAAGCGATTTATATTTTCCTGGTTTGTCTTGGATTTGTTTATCTGATTCTTTCTGCTCAGTACGAAAGTTTCATTTTACCGTTGCCAATCATTTTGTCATTACCAACGGGGATTTTCGGAGCGTTCTTATGTCTTTCACTTTTCGGATTAGAGAATAACATCTATGCACAAGTTGCAATGGTAATGCTCATTGGACTACTAGGAAAGAACGCTGTTTTGATTGTCGAATTTGCTGTGCAGAAAAAAGCAGAAGAAGGACTTTCTACAAAAGAAGCGGCGCTGCAAGGAGCGTCTTTGAGATTCCGTCCGATTTTGATGACATCGTTCGCATTTATTGCAGGATTGATTCCACTAGCTTTAGCAACCGGACCTGGAGCTGTAGGTAACAGAACCATTGGAACGGCTGCGGCAGGAGGAATGCTCATCGGAACTATTTTCGGATTGATGATAATTCCTGGATTGTATTACATTTTCGCCAACATCGCTGCTAAGTCCAAACTGACTTACTATGAAGAAGAAAATCCTTTAACAGAACAAACTGAACCTTACCAACACGATAGAAAATTTGAAGATAAATAA
- a CDS encoding efflux RND transporter periplasmic adaptor subunit — protein MNKRVTLALIFSTLLMITSCNGKKEEKEETVVYPVTSPVKVDTVINKEFVSQIRSERNIEIRAQEKGFLEKIYVDEGQHVQAGQVLFRIMPQLYQADVLKAKAEVAQAEIELQNASTLAKSNVVSINEKRMAKAKLDAAKAELNLAQTHLSFTTIRAPFSGIIDRLPLKLGSLVDEGDLLTSLSDNGGIFAYFNVSEPEYLNYQTHSAERENNQVSLIMANGEVFPNKGTIQTIEGEFDNETGNIAFRAKFPNSNQLLRNGETGKIQMTLPLKNALIIPQKATYEIQDQKYVFVVGKDGVARSKNIKVSYELPDIYVVSEGLDVGDKILLEGVQKVKDDQKVETKFQDPKKVLSSLKLQAN, from the coding sequence ATGAACAAGAGAGTCACATTAGCTCTTATTTTCAGCACATTACTGATGATTACAAGCTGCAACGGCAAGAAAGAAGAAAAAGAAGAAACTGTTGTTTATCCAGTCACTTCTCCTGTAAAAGTGGACACGGTGATCAACAAAGAATTTGTTTCCCAAATCAGATCCGAAAGAAATATTGAAATTCGAGCTCAGGAAAAAGGATTTCTTGAAAAAATATATGTTGATGAAGGTCAGCACGTACAAGCCGGACAAGTTTTGTTCAGAATTATGCCACAACTTTATCAAGCTGATGTTTTGAAAGCTAAAGCAGAAGTAGCACAGGCTGAAATTGAATTACAGAATGCAAGTACTTTGGCAAAAAGCAACGTGGTTTCTATTAACGAAAAAAGAATGGCAAAAGCCAAATTGGATGCTGCAAAAGCTGAATTGAACTTAGCACAAACCCATTTATCATTCACTACAATTAGAGCACCTTTCTCAGGAATTATCGACCGTCTTCCTCTTAAATTAGGAAGCTTGGTTGACGAAGGCGATCTGTTGACAAGCCTTTCTGATAATGGTGGAATCTTCGCCTACTTCAATGTTTCCGAACCCGAATATCTTAATTATCAGACGCATTCCGCTGAAAGAGAAAACAATCAAGTTTCGCTAATTATGGCTAATGGAGAAGTTTTCCCAAACAAAGGAACGATTCAAACCATTGAAGGTGAATTTGATAATGAAACTGGAAATATCGCTTTCCGAGCCAAGTTCCCAAATTCAAATCAATTATTGAGAAACGGAGAAACTGGAAAAATCCAAATGACGCTTCCTCTTAAAAATGCTTTGATCATTCCTCAAAAAGCGACTTACGAAATCCAAGATCAGAAATATGTTTTCGTAGTTGGAAAAGACGGTGTTGCAAGGTCTAAAAATATCAAGGTTTCTTATGAATTACCTGATATTTACGTAGTTTCAGAAGGTCTTGATGTTGGAGATAAAATTCTGTTAGAAGGTGTTCAAAAAGTGAAAGACGACCAGAAAGTGGAAACCAAATTCCAAGATCCGAAAAAAGTCTTGAGCTCATTAAAATTACAAGCCAACTAA